The following coding sequences are from one Sphingobium sp. Cam5-1 window:
- a CDS encoding glycosyltransferase family 2 protein: MGIAVGIFAHQEERRIGTCLASLPLDRADTIYHVLVNGSTDATAARAREAVGGRANVRVHDIAQGGKSRTWNHMIHDLLDGTDEAVILLDGDAQIAPGSIDALVRAVASDGINAAAGMPLNGRMAAHYRQLLSTDGGLFGDLYALSGHFVNRIRARRLRLPNDLIGDDGLVAAWAHTDLQTDVAWQRERVIACEEAGFLCEPVRLTSPASWRMQYRRMTNYSLRFFQNRIVSDIMGGQGPDALPRELRSLYAAWLPRLAPRSGPTGWFDRKALARMRQAAA; the protein is encoded by the coding sequence ATGGGCATCGCGGTCGGCATCTTCGCCCATCAGGAGGAGCGGCGGATCGGCACCTGCCTCGCCTCGCTCCCGCTGGATCGGGCGGACACCATCTATCATGTCCTAGTCAACGGCTCGACCGACGCCACCGCCGCCCGCGCCCGCGAAGCCGTCGGCGGGCGAGCCAATGTCCGGGTGCATGACATCGCCCAGGGCGGCAAATCACGAACATGGAACCACATGATCCATGATCTGCTGGACGGAACCGACGAAGCCGTCATCCTCCTCGACGGCGACGCCCAGATCGCGCCCGGCTCCATCGACGCGTTGGTGCGGGCGGTGGCAAGCGACGGGATCAATGCGGCGGCGGGCATGCCGCTCAACGGCCGCATGGCCGCGCATTACCGCCAACTGCTGTCAACAGACGGCGGCCTCTTCGGCGATCTTTATGCACTGTCCGGCCATTTCGTGAACCGCATCCGCGCGCGCCGGTTGCGCCTGCCCAATGATCTGATCGGCGACGATGGCCTCGTCGCCGCCTGGGCTCATACCGATCTGCAAACTGACGTCGCCTGGCAACGTGAGCGTGTCATCGCTTGCGAAGAAGCCGGCTTCCTCTGCGAACCCGTCCGCCTCACCAGCCCTGCAAGCTGGCGCATGCAATATCGCCGGATGACCAACTATTCGCTGCGCTTCTTCCAGAACCGCATCGTCTCCGACATCATGGGTGGGCAAGGACCTGACGCCCTGCCGCGCGAACTGCGCAGCCTCTACGCCGCATGGCTCCCCCGCTTAGCGCCTCGCTCCGGCCCCACCGGCTGGTTCGACCGAAAGGCACTTGCACGGATGAGGCAGGCAGCCGCTTAG
- a CDS encoding head GIN domain-containing protein, whose protein sequence is MTGRLRQFLWPLIASTALLPLPAASATRGYTITSFDAIRVDAPVEVIITTGAGASAKVDGDQSLIERLHIDVSGRLLTIRMDRAQPGEKSGGRATVRLSTGTLERLVLTGGGSISVSRMKGLRGEIVLGGNGDVSVAAVDLDQLSLGLAGAGRATLAGRAAIATVRVNGPGAVAADGLRVRQATVSNDGPGNVALTADVTAKISASGSGDVTVIGKAACQVENRGTGRISCGGEAF, encoded by the coding sequence ATGACAGGTCGATTGCGGCAGTTCCTCTGGCCCCTGATCGCAAGCACTGCGCTGCTGCCCCTGCCCGCCGCATCGGCAACGCGCGGCTATACCATCACCAGCTTCGACGCGATCCGGGTCGATGCGCCTGTGGAGGTGATCATCACCACGGGCGCTGGCGCTTCCGCCAAAGTCGATGGCGATCAATCGCTGATCGAAAGGTTGCATATCGATGTGTCGGGGCGCCTGCTGACCATCAGGATGGACCGCGCCCAACCCGGCGAGAAAAGCGGCGGCCGTGCCACCGTCCGGCTCTCGACCGGCACGCTTGAAAGGCTGGTTCTGACCGGCGGCGGCTCCATCTCGGTCAGCCGGATGAAGGGTTTACGCGGAGAGATCGTACTTGGCGGCAATGGCGATGTCAGCGTCGCGGCGGTTGACCTCGATCAGCTCAGCCTCGGCCTCGCAGGCGCAGGCCGCGCAACGCTGGCCGGTCGAGCCGCAATAGCGACAGTGCGCGTAAATGGTCCGGGCGCCGTGGCTGCCGACGGCCTGCGCGTTCGTCAGGCGACGGTCAGCAATGACGGCCCGGGCAATGTCGCCCTGACCGCAGACGTAACCGCCAAAATATCGGCATCAGGCTCGGGTGACGTCACCGTGATCGGCAAGGCCGCCTGCCAGGTCGAAAATCGCGGCACCGGCCGCATCTCCTGCGGCGGCGAAGCCTTTTAG
- a CDS encoding ammonium transporter, producing MFARALLLFLFMASPQTAEAQGVVAVADSGDTAWMILCALLILLAGIPGLLLRHAGLVNVRSALSASTQLLVVAAGASLAWAIAGYSLSFAPGSAWLGGGANLLLANLGSLKAGLTVPESAFVLFQMALALFAVCLLPGATAGRARFGWMAALAPLWLLIVYAPLVHGIWGGGWLAALGVIDFSGGLVMHMSAGFSALALSLILGRRPRHAATSHAPMLSLAGGALIWIGWAGISGGWALGATDNAATAILNTHFATCAGALAWALSDRAATGRISATGIMSGAVAGLAAISSSAALSGPGGAMLIGLGAALLCRIAKATFGRGVDDPASVFLLHGLGGLIGALLLPLFVQPLLGGVGFEGDISLTGAMLSQLAGVIAVALWSMAGTSIVALLLSVVLPMRLTAEEAAEGLDQVDHGQQGWDFR from the coding sequence ATGTTCGCCCGTGCCCTCCTCCTCTTCCTCTTCATGGCCTCGCCCCAAACGGCAGAAGCACAGGGTGTGGTGGCCGTCGCGGACAGCGGAGACACGGCCTGGATGATCCTCTGCGCCCTCCTCATACTGCTCGCCGGGATTCCGGGCCTGCTCCTACGCCATGCAGGCCTCGTCAATGTGCGAAGCGCGCTCTCGGCAAGCACCCAGCTTCTCGTCGTCGCGGCGGGCGCATCGCTCGCCTGGGCCATCGCGGGTTATAGCCTCAGCTTCGCACCGGGCAGCGCATGGCTCGGCGGCGGAGCGAACCTCCTACTCGCCAACCTCGGCTCCCTGAAGGCTGGCCTGACCGTTCCCGAATCCGCCTTCGTCCTGTTCCAGATGGCCTTGGCACTCTTTGCCGTCTGCCTCCTCCCCGGCGCCACGGCGGGACGCGCGCGCTTTGGCTGGATGGCGGCCCTTGCCCCGCTCTGGCTGCTGATCGTCTATGCCCCGCTGGTTCATGGCATCTGGGGCGGCGGCTGGCTTGCAGCGCTCGGAGTCATCGACTTTTCCGGCGGCCTTGTCATGCACATGAGCGCAGGCTTTTCCGCGCTCGCGCTCTCCCTGATCCTTGGCCGCCGCCCCCGACATGCCGCCACGAGCCACGCCCCGATGCTCAGCCTCGCGGGTGGCGCATTGATCTGGATCGGCTGGGCGGGCATTTCCGGCGGCTGGGCTCTTGGCGCCACAGACAATGCCGCCACAGCCATCCTCAACACGCATTTCGCGACCTGCGCGGGCGCGCTCGCATGGGCGCTGTCGGATCGCGCCGCGACCGGCCGCATCAGCGCCACAGGCATCATGTCGGGCGCTGTCGCTGGTCTCGCCGCCATCTCTTCCTCCGCCGCCCTTTCGGGTCCCGGAGGCGCCATGCTGATCGGCCTTGGCGCCGCCCTTCTCTGCCGCATCGCAAAGGCAACGTTCGGGCGCGGCGTCGATGATCCGGCGTCGGTCTTCCTGCTCCATGGGCTAGGCGGCCTGATCGGCGCCCTGCTGTTGCCGCTCTTTGTTCAGCCGCTCCTTGGCGGCGTAGGTTTCGAAGGCGACATCAGCCTCACCGGGGCAATGCTAAGCCAATTGGCCGGTGTCATTGCCGTCGCCCTCTGGTCCATGGCGGGAACCTCTATCGTCGCGCTGCTGCTATCGGTCGTACTGCCCATGCGTCTAACGGCAGAGGAAGCCGCAGAGGGCCTTGATCAGGTCGACCATGGCCAACAAGGCTGGGACTTCCGCTAA